The following coding sequences are from one Microbulbifer sp. TB1203 window:
- the rsmA gene encoding 16S rRNA (adenine(1518)-N(6)/adenine(1519)-N(6))-dimethyltransferase RsmA yields MDNFFQHKARKRFGQNFLVDENIIERIVRAIAPKESDNLVEIGPGQGAITRLLLQRCPSLTAVELDRDLIPMLKFKFRDYPEFNIIEQDALKFDFGTLAGDIRAGGRPLRIVGNLPYNISTPLLFHLLSFRGAVQDMHFMLQKEVVDRLSATPGSKSYGRLSVMVQYHCRVQGLFPVPPQSFRPAPKVESAIVRLVPHAAPPHPAKDEQLLERIVNVAFQQRRKTLRNALKPLYPELDPAQLPVDAGRRPETLSVQEFVQLADYCETLTKD; encoded by the coding sequence ATGGACAACTTTTTCCAACACAAAGCGCGCAAGCGCTTCGGCCAGAATTTCCTGGTGGACGAAAATATTATCGAGCGCATCGTCCGCGCCATCGCCCCCAAGGAGAGCGACAACCTGGTGGAAATCGGCCCCGGCCAGGGCGCAATTACCCGGCTGCTGCTCCAGCGCTGCCCTTCGCTTACCGCGGTGGAATTGGACCGGGACCTGATCCCGATGCTGAAGTTCAAGTTTCGCGACTACCCGGAATTCAACATCATCGAGCAGGATGCGCTCAAATTCGATTTCGGCACACTTGCCGGAGATATCAGGGCCGGCGGCCGTCCCCTGCGTATCGTCGGCAACCTGCCCTACAACATCTCCACACCGCTGCTGTTTCACCTGCTCAGTTTCCGGGGTGCGGTGCAGGACATGCACTTTATGCTGCAAAAGGAAGTGGTGGATAGACTCAGTGCCACCCCCGGCAGCAAATCCTATGGCCGCCTCAGTGTAATGGTGCAGTACCACTGCCGCGTACAGGGGCTCTTTCCGGTGCCGCCGCAATCCTTCCGCCCGGCACCGAAGGTGGAATCCGCAATCGTGCGTCTGGTGCCTCACGCCGCGCCGCCCCACCCGGCAAAAGACGAGCAACTGCTGGAGCGCATCGTCAACGTGGCTTTCCAGCAGCGCCGTAAAACCCTGCGCAATGCGCTGAAACCTCTGTATCCTGAACTGGACCCGGCACAACTGCCGGTGGATGCGGGGCGCCGGCCCGAAACTCTGAGCGTACAGGAATTTGTACAACTGGCGGATTACTGCGAGACATTGACTAAGGACTGA
- a CDS encoding symmetrical bis(5'-nucleosyl)-tetraphosphatase, which yields MATYAIGDIQGCLEPLQQLLKKIQFRPDRDKLWLAGDMVHRGPDSLGTLRFLYEHRSQVTAVLGNHDLHLLALAHGAKRLNDKEHDLAKILLAKDADKLLGWLQGLPLAVHKKGYTMVHAGIPPIWSVSKALELSREVHRALADDAMAKAYFYGMYGNEPHCWSDHLIGIERLRSITNYFTRMRFCKADGTLDLVTKRGPQAAHGEFKPWFSFPERKTRKDKIIFGHWAALEGRADTQNVYALDTGCVWGGYLTAMRLGSEKFFCSDCTL from the coding sequence TTGGCCACCTACGCCATCGGCGATATCCAGGGCTGCCTGGAGCCGCTGCAGCAACTGTTGAAAAAAATCCAATTTCGCCCGGACCGCGACAAACTGTGGCTCGCCGGCGATATGGTGCACCGCGGCCCGGACAGCCTGGGCACCCTTCGTTTTCTCTACGAACACCGCAGCCAGGTCACCGCGGTACTCGGTAACCACGACCTGCACCTGCTGGCCCTGGCCCACGGCGCCAAGCGCCTGAATGACAAGGAGCACGACCTGGCAAAAATACTGCTCGCCAAGGATGCCGACAAACTGCTCGGCTGGCTGCAGGGCCTGCCGCTGGCGGTGCACAAAAAGGGCTATACCATGGTGCACGCGGGCATTCCGCCCATCTGGAGCGTCAGCAAAGCCCTGGAACTTTCCCGCGAAGTACACCGGGCCCTCGCCGACGACGCCATGGCCAAGGCCTACTTTTACGGCATGTACGGCAACGAACCTCACTGCTGGAGCGACCACCTGATCGGCATCGAGCGGCTGCGCTCCATCACCAACTATTTCACCCGTATGCGCTTCTGCAAGGCCGACGGCACCCTCGACCTGGTCACCAAGCGCGGTCCCCAGGCGGCCCACGGCGAATTCAAACCCTGGTTCAGCTTCCCCGAGCGCAAGACCCGAAAGGATAAAATCATCTTCGGCCACTGGGCCGCCCTCGAAGGCCGCGCCGATACCCAAAATGTCTATGCATTGGATACCGGCTGTGTCTGGGGCGGCTATCTCACCGCCATGCGCCTGGGCAGCGAGAAATTTTTCTGCAGCGACTGTACCCTTTGA
- a CDS encoding CapA family protein: MSEETVRLILAGDVMTGRGVDQILPHPSPAQIYEPYMRSAQGYVALAEQHSGPIPQPAEPAYLWGDALAAMDARAPDFRIINLETAVTRSEDYWPGKGINYRMHPDNVSCLEAARIDACGLANNHVLDWGYEGLAETVATLRNADIETAGAGENSIAAGAPAVLSHNSRRVLLFAFGHPSSGVPDEWRARADKPGVNVLQDLSEKSAQQLADEVDCYRRPGDLTVMSIHWGGNWGYRIAQAQRDFAHALIDHTGVDLVFGHSSHHPQGNEIYRERAVLYGCGDLINDYEGIGGHEEYRSQLRLLYCVDLDRDSGALRRLELIPFEMYRFRLRRVSAEQREWLHRTLKRECRRLGSELIEDRDSGSLLLRWPGVE; the protein is encoded by the coding sequence ATGAGCGAAGAGACGGTGCGTCTGATCCTGGCCGGCGACGTGATGACCGGCCGCGGTGTGGACCAGATACTGCCGCACCCTTCCCCAGCGCAGATCTACGAGCCCTATATGCGCTCGGCGCAGGGCTATGTAGCGCTCGCCGAACAGCACAGCGGCCCGATCCCCCAACCGGCTGAACCCGCCTACCTCTGGGGCGATGCACTGGCGGCAATGGACGCCCGTGCCCCTGATTTCAGAATCATCAACCTGGAAACCGCAGTCACTCGCAGCGAGGATTACTGGCCGGGCAAGGGTATCAACTACCGCATGCACCCGGACAATGTCTCCTGCCTGGAGGCGGCCCGCATCGACGCCTGCGGCCTGGCCAACAACCACGTGCTGGACTGGGGTTACGAGGGGCTGGCGGAGACGGTTGCGACATTGCGCAACGCGGATATAGAAACCGCCGGCGCCGGGGAAAATTCAATTGCGGCGGGCGCCCCCGCGGTGCTCTCCCATAACAGCCGCAGAGTGCTGTTGTTCGCCTTCGGGCACCCCAGCAGCGGCGTCCCCGACGAGTGGAGGGCGCGGGCGGACAAACCCGGCGTCAATGTCCTGCAGGATCTGTCGGAGAAGAGCGCACAACAGCTGGCCGACGAGGTGGACTGTTATCGCCGCCCGGGGGACCTCACTGTGATGTCCATCCACTGGGGCGGTAACTGGGGCTACCGGATTGCTCAGGCCCAGCGCGACTTTGCTCACGCATTGATCGACCACACGGGAGTGGACCTGGTTTTCGGGCACTCCTCCCACCATCCCCAGGGCAACGAGATCTACCGCGAACGCGCTGTGCTCTACGGCTGCGGGGACCTTATCAACGACTACGAAGGCATCGGCGGCCACGAGGAATACCGGTCACAACTGCGCCTGCTCTACTGCGTCGACCTGGACCGGGACAGCGGCGCGCTGCGGCGCCTGGAACTGATTCCGTTTGAAATGTATCGCTTTCGCCTGCGGCGGGTTTCGGCGGAGCAGCGGGAGTGGCTGCACCGCACCCTGAAACGCGAATGCCGCCGGCTGGGTTCAGAGCTGATAGAGGATCGGGACAGCGGTTCCCTGCTGTTACGCTGGCCAGGGGTGGAATAA
- a CDS encoding sigma-70 family RNA polymerase sigma factor, giving the protein MSFEQKVCDQIPHLRRYARSLCGDVTEAEDLLQDCLERALRKGHLWRTSGAIRSWLFRLLYNIYLNQRVSARARRESTAPDAGAALTVDPRQESHVQYCDAVAAIDILPPEQRAALMLIVLEGPSYKEAAQILGINIGTLRSRVSRARETLRRHCERDVDRAEDAHLRRVK; this is encoded by the coding sequence ATGAGTTTTGAACAAAAAGTCTGCGATCAGATTCCCCATCTGCGCCGTTATGCGCGCAGCCTGTGTGGCGATGTCACCGAAGCGGAAGACCTTTTGCAGGATTGCCTGGAGAGGGCGCTGCGCAAGGGGCATCTCTGGCGCACCAGCGGCGCCATACGCTCCTGGCTGTTCCGGCTGCTCTACAATATCTACCTCAATCAGCGCGTATCCGCGCGGGCGAGACGCGAATCCACGGCCCCCGACGCGGGGGCCGCGTTGACCGTCGATCCGCGCCAGGAGTCCCACGTGCAATATTGTGATGCGGTGGCGGCGATCGATATCCTGCCACCGGAGCAGCGCGCCGCGCTGATGTTGATAGTGCTGGAAGGCCCCAGTTACAAGGAGGCAGCGCAAATCCTGGGTATCAATATCGGGACTTTGCGCTCGCGGGTGTCGCGGGCGCGGGAAACCCTGCGCCGGCACTGTGAACGGGACGTGGATAGAGCGGAAGATGCCCACCTGAGGAGGGTCAAATGA
- a CDS encoding DUF4168 domain-containing protein codes for MINRTITLSSALATLLLLPASLTAQTDSGASDQTQPYSAGTAAQPSGTAASFTDIELQSFAEAREKVDEVRMQLASKLSSLQDPEEVQRVQKEADMQMIAAVENAGLTRERYNEISRAALSDPALAEKISQIQ; via the coding sequence ATGATTAACAGGACAATCACCCTCAGCAGCGCACTCGCCACTCTTCTGCTACTGCCGGCAAGCCTAACCGCCCAGACTGACAGCGGAGCAAGCGACCAGACACAACCCTACTCCGCGGGCACCGCCGCCCAGCCTTCGGGCACCGCTGCCAGCTTTACCGACATCGAACTGCAGTCATTCGCGGAAGCGCGTGAGAAGGTGGATGAGGTACGGATGCAGCTCGCGAGTAAATTGAGCAGCCTGCAGGACCCCGAGGAAGTACAGCGGGTGCAGAAAGAGGCGGATATGCAGATGATCGCCGCGGTAGAGAACGCCGGGCTGACGCGGGAGCGCTACAACGAAATTTCACGCGCCGCACTGAGTGACCCGGCCCTGGCCGAGAAAATCAGCCAGATCCAGTAA
- a CDS encoding DUF4168 domain-containing protein, with protein sequence MHKWISFRSGQLIALLLLASSLAVQAQQPDPTAGAQDYAQPAATAASFSDIELKSFVQARQSVDAIRAEISAQLQNTQDPQETQKLQEEANVKMVATVEAAGLSREKYNEIAQAVMNDPALAQKISQIQ encoded by the coding sequence ATGCACAAATGGATTAGCTTTCGCTCTGGCCAACTGATCGCCCTTCTGCTGCTGGCATCGAGCCTCGCCGTCCAGGCCCAGCAGCCCGATCCAACCGCCGGCGCGCAGGACTATGCGCAGCCCGCGGCCACGGCGGCCAGCTTCAGCGATATAGAGCTGAAATCCTTCGTCCAGGCGCGTCAGAGTGTGGATGCCATTCGCGCGGAAATATCCGCCCAACTGCAGAATACCCAGGACCCGCAGGAGACCCAGAAGCTGCAGGAGGAAGCCAATGTAAAGATGGTCGCCACCGTGGAAGCCGCCGGCCTCTCCCGCGAGAAATACAATGAGATAGCCCAAGCGGTAATGAATGATCCGGCCCTGGCGCAGAAAATCAGCCAGATTCAGTAA
- a CDS encoding UDP-glucose/GDP-mannose dehydrogenase family protein: MNVTIFGVGYVGLVTGACLAQVGNRVTCVDIDATRIDDLCNGRCPIFEPGLPELLREGMQNGRLQFTTDSAAALEKAELVMIAVGTPPDEDGSADVRHVLAVARTLGRQLRHTVTVAVKSTVPVGSCDRVVAVIREELDKRGANFPVEVASNPEFLKEGAALKDFNKPDRIVVGSDSSQAQRQFRTLYAPFNRNRDRLMFMSVRSAELTKYAANALLATRISFINEIANIAEHMGADIEEVRQGIGSDPRIGHHFIYPGCGYGGSCFPKDVRALAAAARNSGYRAGLLAEVENVNQRQKRTLFHKLEELFDGDLRGRTIAIWGLAFKPETDDMREAPSRELMEQLWRAGARVRAYDPVAMEQCRRIYGEREPLVLCDSAEKAADGADALAICTEWRCFWAPDFAELKECLRRPLIVDGRNLFQPDYMRDQGFSYHGIGRGESLARRELPRREALSAV; this comes from the coding sequence GTGAACGTAACCATCTTTGGCGTGGGCTATGTGGGCCTGGTCACCGGTGCCTGCCTGGCGCAGGTGGGCAATCGGGTGACCTGTGTCGACATCGATGCGACCCGTATCGACGACCTGTGCAACGGCCGCTGTCCCATCTTCGAGCCGGGCCTGCCCGAGCTGTTGCGCGAAGGTATGCAGAACGGGCGGCTGCAGTTCACCACCGACAGCGCCGCGGCGCTGGAAAAAGCCGAACTGGTGATGATCGCCGTGGGTACGCCGCCGGACGAGGATGGCAGTGCCGATGTGCGCCACGTGCTGGCGGTGGCCCGCACATTGGGGCGCCAGCTGCGGCATACGGTGACCGTTGCGGTGAAATCCACCGTGCCGGTGGGCAGTTGCGATCGGGTGGTGGCGGTGATTCGCGAGGAACTGGACAAGCGCGGAGCGAACTTCCCCGTGGAGGTGGCCTCCAATCCGGAATTCCTCAAGGAAGGGGCGGCGCTCAAGGATTTCAACAAGCCGGACCGCATCGTGGTGGGCAGCGACAGCTCGCAGGCACAACGCCAGTTTCGCACTCTCTATGCGCCCTTCAATCGCAATCGCGACCGGCTGATGTTTATGTCGGTGCGCTCTGCGGAACTCACCAAGTATGCGGCCAATGCCCTGCTCGCCACCCGCATCAGCTTTATCAACGAGATTGCCAATATCGCCGAACATATGGGGGCGGATATCGAGGAGGTGCGCCAGGGCATAGGCTCGGACCCGCGCATCGGCCACCATTTTATCTACCCCGGCTGCGGATACGGCGGCTCCTGTTTTCCCAAGGATGTACGCGCCCTGGCCGCCGCCGCCCGCAACAGCGGCTACCGGGCGGGGCTGCTGGCTGAAGTGGAAAACGTCAACCAGCGGCAGAAGCGCACGCTGTTCCACAAGCTGGAGGAGCTGTTCGACGGCGATCTGCGCGGCAGAACCATTGCTATCTGGGGGCTGGCGTTCAAGCCGGAGACCGACGATATGCGCGAGGCGCCCTCACGGGAACTGATGGAACAGCTGTGGCGTGCGGGCGCGAGGGTGCGCGCTTACGACCCGGTGGCCATGGAGCAGTGCCGGCGTATCTATGGGGAAAGGGAGCCGTTGGTTCTCTGCGACAGCGCGGAGAAAGCCGCGGACGGAGCCGATGCGCTGGCCATCTGCACCGAGTGGCGCTGCTTCTGGGCGCCGGATTTCGCCGAACTCAAAGAATGCCTGCGGCGACCGCTGATCGTCGATGGCCGCAACCTGTTCCAGCCGGACTATATGCGCGACCAGGGTTTTTCCTATCACGGTATCGGTCGCGGCGAGTCCCTCGCGAGGCGTGAATTGCCCCGGAGGGAAGCACTTTCCGCGGTTTAA
- the galE gene encoding UDP-glucose 4-epimerase GalE produces the protein MTVLVTGGAGYIGSHTCVELLAAGQQPVVVDNLVNSSEESLRRVEAIAGRDVPFHRADICDADGLRNIFRKHSIDAVIHFAGLKAVGESVSQPLRYYRNNVAGTLALCQVMEEFGVRRLIFSSSATVYGDPASVPIREDFPTGATNPYGASKLAVENILRDLCAAPDSSWKVSLLRYFNPIGAHASGTIGEDPRGIPNNLLPYVAQVAVGRLPRLQVFGDDYRTVDGTGVRDYIHVVDLARGHLAALEKLRRGETADGCYTYNLGTGRGSSVLEIVRAFETASSREIPYQIAPRRPGDIAECYADPTLAERELGWKAEYDLARMVEDTWRWQSQNPNGYVDS, from the coding sequence ATGACAGTCCTGGTTACCGGCGGTGCCGGCTATATAGGCAGCCATACCTGCGTCGAATTGCTGGCTGCCGGGCAACAGCCTGTGGTGGTGGACAACCTGGTCAACAGCAGCGAGGAGTCGCTGCGGCGGGTGGAGGCGATCGCTGGGCGCGATGTGCCTTTCCATCGCGCGGATATCTGCGATGCCGACGGATTGCGCAATATTTTTCGCAAGCACTCCATCGACGCGGTAATTCATTTCGCCGGTCTCAAGGCGGTGGGGGAATCCGTTTCCCAGCCGCTCCGTTATTACCGGAACAATGTGGCCGGTACCCTGGCCCTGTGTCAGGTGATGGAGGAATTCGGCGTGCGCCGGCTGATTTTCAGCTCCTCCGCCACTGTCTACGGTGACCCGGCCAGCGTGCCCATCCGCGAGGACTTCCCCACCGGCGCCACCAACCCTTACGGAGCGAGCAAACTGGCGGTAGAGAATATCCTGCGGGACCTGTGCGCGGCGCCGGACAGCTCCTGGAAGGTGAGCCTGTTGCGCTATTTCAATCCCATCGGCGCCCACGCCAGTGGCACTATCGGCGAGGACCCGCGGGGCATCCCCAACAACCTGCTGCCCTACGTGGCCCAGGTGGCGGTGGGTCGGCTGCCCCGACTGCAGGTGTTTGGCGACGACTACCGCACCGTCGACGGCACGGGCGTGCGCGACTATATCCACGTGGTGGACCTGGCCCGCGGACACCTGGCGGCGCTGGAGAAGCTGCGCCGGGGGGAGACTGCCGACGGCTGTTACACCTACAACCTGGGTACCGGTCGCGGCAGTTCAGTGCTGGAAATCGTGCGTGCCTTCGAGACGGCCAGCAGCCGCGAGATTCCCTACCAGATCGCCCCGCGCCGCCCTGGCGACATCGCGGAATGCTACGCCGATCCAACGCTGGCGGAGCGCGAACTGGGCTGGAAAGCCGAATACGATCTGGCGCGCATGGTGGAGGACACCTGGCGCTGGCAGTCACAAAACCCTAATGGTTACGTTGACTCTTAA
- a CDS encoding PrkA family serine protein kinase: MTIFNHYLERYESIQEEELSIQEYLELCKTDRSAYASPAERMLMAIGEAELVDTSRDPRLSRIFSNKVIRRYEAFSEFYGMEEAIEQIVSFFRHAAQGLEEKKQILYLLGPVGGGKSSLAERLKALMEKIPIYAIKGSPVFESPLGLFSPNEDGQILEEDYGIPRRYVNTIMSPWAVKRLHEYQGDISQFRVVKVHPSILDQVAISKTEPGDENNQDISSLVGKVDIRKLEDFPQNDPDAYSFSGSLCRSNQGLMEFVEMFKAPIKVLHPLLTATQEGNYNSTEGLGCIPFNGTILAHSNESEWQTFRNNRNNEAFLDRIYIVKVPYCVRVQEEIRIYQKLLENSSLSKAPCAPDTLRMLGQFSVLSRIKNPENSSIYSKMRIYDGENLKDTDPKAKTIQEYRDNAGVDEGMNGLSTRFAFKILSKVFNFDATEVAANPVHLLYVLEQQIEQEQFPPEVQENYLGFIKEYMAPRYVEFIGKEIQTAYLESYAEYGQNLFDRYVTYADFWIQDQEYRDPETGEILDRGALNEELEKTEKPAGISNPKDFRNEIVNFVLRARANNQGKNPDWRSYEKLRAVIEKKMFSNTEDLLPVISFNTKASADDKKKHADFVARMVERGYTEKQVRLLSEWYLRVRKSQ, translated from the coding sequence ATGACGATTTTCAACCACTACCTGGAAAGGTACGAATCCATTCAGGAAGAGGAGCTCAGTATCCAGGAGTACCTGGAGCTGTGCAAAACCGACCGCAGCGCTTACGCCTCGCCCGCAGAGCGTATGCTGATGGCAATCGGCGAGGCGGAACTGGTGGACACCTCCCGCGACCCGCGCCTGTCTCGCATCTTTTCCAACAAAGTGATTCGACGCTACGAAGCTTTCAGCGAATTCTACGGCATGGAGGAGGCGATAGAACAGATCGTCTCCTTCTTCCGCCACGCCGCCCAAGGGCTGGAGGAAAAGAAGCAGATCCTCTACCTGCTGGGGCCGGTGGGCGGCGGAAAATCCTCCCTGGCCGAGCGGTTGAAAGCGCTGATGGAGAAAATTCCCATCTACGCCATCAAGGGTTCGCCGGTATTCGAATCCCCCCTGGGCCTCTTCTCCCCCAATGAGGACGGCCAGATCCTGGAAGAGGACTACGGTATTCCCCGGCGTTACGTCAACACCATCATGTCTCCCTGGGCGGTAAAACGCCTGCACGAATACCAGGGGGACATCAGCCAGTTCCGGGTAGTGAAAGTTCACCCATCGATACTCGACCAAGTGGCCATTTCCAAGACTGAGCCAGGGGATGAGAACAACCAGGATATCTCCTCGCTGGTAGGCAAGGTGGATATCCGCAAGCTGGAGGATTTTCCGCAGAACGATCCGGATGCCTACAGTTTCTCCGGCAGCCTGTGTCGCTCCAACCAGGGGCTGATGGAATTCGTGGAGATGTTCAAGGCGCCGATCAAGGTGCTGCACCCGCTGCTCACCGCCACCCAGGAGGGCAATTACAACAGCACCGAGGGCCTGGGCTGCATCCCCTTCAATGGCACCATCCTGGCGCACTCCAACGAATCCGAGTGGCAGACCTTCCGCAACAACCGCAACAACGAGGCTTTCCTCGACCGTATCTATATCGTCAAGGTGCCCTACTGTGTACGGGTGCAGGAAGAGATCCGAATCTACCAAAAACTGCTGGAAAACAGCTCGTTGTCCAAGGCGCCCTGCGCGCCGGACACCCTGCGTATGCTGGGGCAGTTCTCGGTACTGTCGCGGATCAAAAATCCGGAGAACTCCAGCATCTACTCCAAAATGCGCATCTACGACGGCGAAAACCTCAAGGACACAGATCCCAAGGCCAAAACCATCCAGGAATATCGCGACAACGCCGGTGTAGACGAGGGCATGAATGGCCTGTCCACCCGCTTCGCGTTCAAAATCCTGTCCAAAGTATTCAACTTCGACGCCACCGAAGTCGCCGCCAATCCGGTGCACCTCCTCTACGTCCTGGAGCAACAGATAGAGCAGGAGCAGTTTCCCCCGGAAGTGCAGGAAAATTACCTGGGATTCATCAAGGAATACATGGCGCCACGCTACGTGGAGTTTATCGGCAAGGAAATCCAGACCGCCTATCTGGAATCCTATGCGGAGTACGGCCAGAACCTGTTCGACCGCTATGTCACCTACGCAGACTTCTGGATCCAGGACCAGGAATACCGCGACCCGGAAACCGGCGAAATTCTCGACCGCGGCGCCCTGAACGAAGAACTGGAAAAGACCGAAAAGCCCGCCGGCATTTCCAACCCCAAGGACTTCCGCAACGAGATCGTCAACTTCGTACTGCGCGCGCGCGCCAACAACCAGGGCAAGAACCCGGACTGGCGCTCCTACGAGAAATTACGCGCGGTGATCGAGAAGAAGATGTTCTCCAACACCGAGGACCTGCTGCCGGTAATCTCCTTCAACACCAAGGCCTCCGCCGACGACAAGAAAAAGCACGCGGATTTTGTCGCGCGGATGGTGGAGAGGGGCTATACCGAGAAGCAGGTGCGGTTGCTTTCTGAGTGGTATCTGAGAGTGCGCAAGTCGCAGTAA
- a CDS encoding YeaH/YhbH family protein yields MSYIIDRRLNGKKKSTVNRQRFLRRYKAHIKKAVGEAMNSRSITDMDKGERISIPTRDINEPVFTHGPGGHVERVLPGNREFIAGDRIPRQGQQGGGGGNGSGASDSGEGMDEFVFQISQEEFLDFMFEGLRLPNMIKRRLAGNESFQVVRAGISNEGTPGRLNVVRSMRAANARRIALTGSKRRSIRELEKELALEESKDPTLRDQRIIDQLNCKIEELHARIGRVPFLDDFDLKYNLLVRQPKPRSRAVMFCLMDVSGSMNQATKDMAKRFFLLLYLFLQRSYEYTEVVFIRHHTSAKEVDEEEFFYSRETGGTIVSSALKLMRRIMRERYPASEWNIYGAQASDGDNWNDDSSTCHKILIDDIMPQVQYYSYVEITPRDHQALWEEYESVRAVFPDHFAMEQIVDVQDIYPVFRQLFSQKVAA; encoded by the coding sequence ATGAGCTATATCATCGACCGCCGCCTCAACGGCAAGAAGAAAAGCACTGTCAACCGGCAGCGGTTTCTGCGCCGCTACAAGGCCCATATCAAGAAAGCTGTAGGAGAGGCGATGAACAGCCGCTCCATTACCGATATGGACAAGGGGGAGCGCATCAGCATTCCCACCCGCGATATCAACGAGCCGGTATTCACCCACGGCCCCGGCGGTCATGTGGAGCGGGTGCTACCCGGCAACCGGGAATTCATCGCCGGCGACCGTATTCCCCGCCAGGGACAACAAGGCGGCGGGGGAGGCAACGGCAGCGGCGCCAGCGACAGCGGCGAGGGAATGGATGAATTTGTCTTCCAGATATCCCAGGAAGAATTCCTCGATTTCATGTTCGAAGGCTTGCGCCTGCCCAACATGATCAAGCGCCGCCTGGCCGGCAACGAATCCTTCCAGGTGGTACGCGCCGGCATCAGCAACGAGGGTACCCCCGGCAGACTCAATGTGGTGCGCTCCATGCGCGCCGCCAACGCCCGGCGCATCGCGCTAACCGGCAGCAAGCGGCGCAGTATCCGCGAGTTGGAAAAGGAACTCGCGCTGGAGGAAAGCAAGGACCCCACCCTGCGCGACCAGCGTATAATCGACCAGTTGAACTGCAAGATCGAAGAACTGCACGCACGCATCGGCCGGGTACCCTTTCTCGATGACTTCGACCTCAAGTACAACCTGTTGGTACGCCAGCCAAAACCCCGCTCGCGCGCCGTCATGTTTTGCCTCATGGACGTTTCCGGCTCCATGAACCAGGCCACCAAGGATATGGCCAAGCGCTTTTTCCTGCTGCTGTACCTGTTTTTACAACGCAGCTACGAGTACACCGAAGTTGTGTTTATCCGCCACCACACCAGCGCCAAGGAAGTGGATGAAGAGGAATTTTTCTACTCCCGGGAAACCGGTGGCACCATTGTCTCCAGCGCACTCAAATTAATGCGCCGCATCATGCGCGAGCGCTACCCCGCCAGCGAGTGGAATATCTACGGCGCCCAGGCCTCCGACGGCGACAACTGGAACGACGACTCCAGCACCTGTCACAAGATACTGATCGACGACATCATGCCCCAGGTGCAGTACTACTCCTATGTGGAAATCACCCCGCGGGACCACCAGGCACTGTGGGAGGAATACGAGAGCGTGCGGGCGGTGTTCCCCGATCACTTCGCCATGGAACAGATTGTCGACGTGCAGGACATCTACCCCGTATTTCGCCAACTGTTCAGCCAGAAGGTGGCCGCCTGA